The following proteins come from a genomic window of Asterias amurensis chromosome 15, ASM3211899v1:
- the LOC139948272 gene encoding uncharacterized protein, with product MSSAVIPQWKVALQQKLDKKKEDERRKLQDEEQRRLDALPPWKRMAMVPQSVIIISGGTKTVSKLPSESQTYGNTEQVESSGKESNNIKSGSAGSSSSSTMNRNENQKNAGSLQHNHVVSTEKNVTNHVGVDEHDGAKEKTIAARDGVDEEHVVSVFDNPFLRHDGGMRKRKVSPVVKTEKTKGSNSVQKQPELQTVHKDVPPTITKTQSRESVAMTEKEPENSIRQRSRSASPRRAAKANGIDLKFSEAVEVPAEPRARKNSVSDLRNKFGRPASVGDLNRVSHKLSDSDDNSPRSPRSPTPILDRTKLFSSQPQTVHFTGKSASASRLSPTTVAAPAPSKVAAAPAPSKVTVSNSTSTIKQSNSMQDNTSKQSEIKPLNPPQLSKVVAVASSVVKVTPKRQAPKPPTTTDPVVSRKTSPTEPKTVSISPTPESQSVEKPASTVSNKPVETTNSSSTTNHAEQADQPKTAIVVGDGQSSLRRKRGTGKMSASALISLSTDNNSQDKQLSEHNSRVRAARQEARASSSKNLLRSARDGETKDMESIPSGAVSTNIFGQKKETKENHSPSDSTPKDDIIPYPSNFRQPQKEPTYVDTIPYPSNFRQPKSQTKETTEENDPPIKLISYTRSVKETIEEVPRTNIDDVTLSPVKETPKLVNGRVEEKLAPRKLKKTPGKEWVGYNTPAGKPSALKSVSKLGCSDSKKLRIAFNDSNLSEVFEYQSESSLLDEYLREERGINGNPRVGNLPRQEAKVEEDDDIDLGDLSVPSAKNDNVLAHEGLQSFTPKDMQNFSPSSFRQQQQQQRSAPTPKEEEPPPPTDEPASDELAITYDDSGDYFSSAGSGSAALLF from the exons ATGAGCAGTGCGGTGATACCGCAGTGGAAGGTTGCCCTCCAGCAAAAACTGGACAAAAAGAAGGAGGACGAAAGACGGAAATTGCAAGATGAGGAGCAGCGGCGTTTGGATGCCTTGCCCCCGTGGAAAAGAATGGCTATGGTACCCcaaagtgttattattatttcggGTGGAACAAAAACTGTGAGTAAATTACCGAGTGAATCTCAAACTTATGGTAATACAGAACAGGTTGAATCTTCTGGGAAAGAAAGTAATAATATAAAAAGTGGTTCTGCTGGGTCATCATCATCGTCAACAATGAATAGAAATGAAAATCAAAAAAATGCAGGAAGTTTACAGCACAATCATGTTGTTTCGACTGAGAAAAATGTGACCAATCATGTTGGAGTTGATGAGCATGATGGGGCTAAAGAGAAGACGATTGCGGCACGAGATGGTGTGGATGAGGAACATGTCGTGTCTGTGTTTGATAATCCTTTCTTAAGACATGACGGTGGAATGAGAAAAAGAAAGGTATCACCTGTTGTTAAAACTGAGAAAACCAAAGGAAGCAACAGTGTCCAAAAACAACCCGAGCTTCAAACGGTACACAAAGATGTTCCGCCAACTATCACAAAAACTCAATCCAGGGAATCTGTTGCTATGACTGAAAAGGAACCAGAAAATAGTATCAGGCAACGCTCTCGATCTGCAAGTCCGCGACGTGCAGCCAAAGCCAACGGGATTGACTTGAAATTTTCCGAGGCCGTAGAAGTCCCAGCAGAACCAAGGGCTAGGAAAAACAGTGTCAGCGATTTACGGAACAAATTCGGCCGACCAGCATCAGTGGGCGATTTGAATCGAGTTTCTCATAAACTCAGCGATTCAGATGATAATTCCCCAAGATCACCTAGAAGTCCTACACCTATTCTTGACAGAACAAAACTCTTCAGCTCTCAACCCCAAACTGTTCACTTCACTGGAAAATCAGCCTCAGCCAGCCGGCTATCGCCAACTACAGTAGCAGCGCCAGCACCCTCAAAAGTCGCTGCTGCGCCAGCACCCTCAAAAGTCACTGTTTCAAATTCAACTTCCACTATAAAACAATCTAACTCAATGCAAGACAACACTAGTAAACAGTCCGAGATCAAACCACTGAACCCTCCTCAACTTTCTAAAGTGGTTGCAGTGGCTAGTAGTGTTGTCAAAGTCACCCCCAAACGGCAAGCACCTAAGCCGCCAACAACCACTGACCCTGTCGTGAGTAGGAAGACATCCCCAACAGAACCAAAAACTGTATCTATCTCACCAACTCCAGAGAGCCAGAGCGTTGAGAAACCTGCGTCGACAGTCAGCAATAAGCCTGTTGAAACCACAAACAGTTCCAGTACAACAAATCATGCTGAGCAAGCAGACCAACCCAAGACAGCGATTGTTGTCGGCGACGGACAGTCTTCCCTGCGTAGAAAACGTGGCACCGGAAAAATGTCAGCCAGTGCACTCATCAGTCTTTCCACTGACAACAACTCGCAGGATAAGCAACTAAGTGAGCATAACTCACGTGTCCGTGCAGCTAGACAAGAAGCTAGAGCAAGCTCCTCAAAGAATCTCCTAAGATCTGCCAGAGATGGGGAGACTAAGGACATGGAGAGCATACCTTCGGGAGCCGTTTCCACAAATATCTTTGggcaaaagaaagaaacaaaagaaaaccacagTCCGTCAGACTCAACGCCCAAAGATGATATCATTCCGTATCCATCAAACTTTCGACAACCACAGAAGGAGCCTACCTACGTTGATACGATTCCTTACCCGTCTAACTTCCGTCAGCCAAAATCCCAAACTAAGGAGACTACGGAAGAAAACGATCCCCCAATCAAACTTATATCATACACAAGATCAGTAAAGGAAACCATTGAAGAAGTTCCACGGACCAATATAGATGATGTGACTTTATCACCTGTCAAGGAAACGCCAAAATTGGTGAATGGGCGTGTCGAGGAAAAACTTGCACCCAGAAAGCTAAAAAAGACACCAGGTAAAGAATGGGTTGGGTACAACACACCCGCTGGAAAACCATCAGCCTTGAAGTCAGTATCCAAGTTGGGATGTTCTGATTCCAAAAAG TTGAGAATCGCCTTCAATGATTCCAATTTGAGTGAGGTATTCGAGTATCAGTCAGAGTCCTCTTTGCTAGACGAGTATCTTCGTGAGGAACGAGGTATCAACGGTAACCCCCGAGTCGGTAATCTGCCAAGACAAGAGGCTAAGGTGGAAGAAGATGATGATATTGATCTGGGAGATTTGTCGGTACCCTCTGCAAAGAATGACAACGTCTTAGCTCATGAAG